Proteins encoded within one genomic window of Jiangella mangrovi:
- a CDS encoding FtsW/RodA/SpoVE family cell cycle protein, producing the protein MSLDRARARSEAPAVEAVAPRRGRGTELILLIFAIGIATFAYVSVDLGALGRVPPNALAYLGGLSVATAIAHVVIRIRAPYADPVILPIVVTLCGLGLAMIHRIDLARGTTHATTQLTWMAVGVALFVAVLIVVRDHRVLSRLPYLAGLGGLLLLVLPLLPVIGHSIRGARIWINVGPMTFQPGEAAKIILIIAFAAYLVQTRDALALAGRRFLGVDLPRARDLGPILLVWVGALGILVVQNDLGPSVLLFGIFVLMIYVATERISWIILGLLLILAGGFAANAVVSHVAERVDYWMDPFIDPTGQVAQSLYGLAYGGLLGTGLGQGRPDLTPIAESDFIGSALGEELGLTGLIAIILLYALLASRGLRAGLLLRDPFGKLLAAGLAAGFFLQVFIVLGGVTRLIPLTGLTTPFLSLGGSSLVMNWVLVALLIRLSDAARRPTPPSSSPSPLTDTAVTQVVRIR; encoded by the coding sequence ATGAGCCTCGATCGCGCCCGCGCCCGCTCCGAGGCGCCTGCTGTAGAGGCCGTCGCCCCGCGCCGCGGCCGGGGCACCGAGCTCATCCTGCTGATCTTCGCCATCGGCATCGCGACGTTCGCCTACGTGAGCGTCGACCTCGGCGCGCTCGGCCGGGTCCCGCCGAACGCGCTGGCGTACCTGGGTGGCCTGTCGGTGGCGACGGCCATCGCACACGTCGTCATCCGCATCCGCGCGCCGTACGCCGACCCCGTCATCCTGCCCATCGTCGTCACGCTGTGCGGGCTGGGCCTGGCCATGATCCACCGCATCGACCTCGCCAGGGGCACCACCCACGCCACCACGCAGCTGACCTGGATGGCGGTCGGCGTCGCCCTGTTCGTCGCCGTGCTGATCGTCGTCCGCGACCACCGGGTGCTGTCGCGGCTGCCGTACCTCGCCGGGCTCGGCGGGCTGCTGCTGCTGGTACTGCCGCTGCTGCCTGTCATCGGCCACTCCATCCGCGGCGCCCGCATCTGGATCAACGTCGGGCCCATGACGTTCCAGCCGGGCGAGGCCGCCAAGATCATCCTGATCATCGCGTTCGCCGCCTACCTGGTACAGACCCGCGACGCGCTCGCCCTGGCCGGACGCCGGTTCCTCGGCGTCGACCTGCCGCGGGCCCGCGACCTGGGGCCGATCCTGCTGGTCTGGGTCGGCGCCCTGGGCATCCTGGTGGTCCAGAACGACCTCGGCCCGTCGGTGCTGCTGTTCGGCATCTTCGTGCTGATGATCTACGTGGCCACCGAGCGGATCTCGTGGATCATCCTCGGCCTGCTCCTGATCCTGGCCGGCGGGTTCGCCGCCAACGCCGTCGTCTCGCACGTCGCCGAGCGGGTCGACTACTGGATGGACCCGTTCATCGACCCGACCGGCCAGGTGGCACAGTCGCTCTACGGGCTGGCGTACGGCGGCCTGCTCGGCACCGGCCTGGGCCAGGGCCGCCCGGATCTCACGCCGATCGCCGAGAGCGACTTCATCGGCTCGGCACTGGGCGAGGAGCTCGGCCTGACCGGGCTGATCGCGATCATCCTGCTGTACGCGCTGCTGGCCTCGCGGGGCCTGCGGGCCGGCCTGCTGCTGCGCGACCCGTTCGGCAAGCTGCTGGCCGCGGGGCTGGCCGCCGGCTTCTTCCTGCAGGTGTTCATCGTGCTCGGCGGCGTCACCCGGCTCATCCCGCTGACCGGCCTGACCACGCCGTTCCTGTCCCTCGGTGGCTCGTCGCTGGTCATGAACTGGGTGCTCGTGGCGCTGCTGATCCGGCTGTCCGACGCCGCCCGCCGGCCTACGCCCCCGTCGTCGTCACCGTCGCCGCTGACTGACACCGCCGTCACCCAGGTGGTGAGAATCCGATGA
- a CDS encoding PP2C family protein-serine/threonine phosphatase, whose protein sequence is MPLTLRYVARSDVGLVREGNEDSGYAGPYLLAVADGMGGHAAGEVASQAAIDELVLAEQDPRDTDPLETLTAAIEAANKRIRQLIVDDSSREGMGTTVTALLWTGSTLGLGHIGDSRAYLLRDGAIRQLTHDHTFVQSLVDEGRITLEEAGVHPARSLILKALQGQGDVDPDLQMLDVRPGDRLLVCSDGLTGVVSDATLEETMGGLPGLDDAADELVRLALAGGAPDNVTLVLADVVETDRPREPDDTAEAFLVGAAASNEEPPPERPHRRRPGAALRALVGAEESHPKPTAEDLEAMRYAPQPPRRRRWLRTLVIVAAIAAVGWVALNFASGWVRDQYYVGDSNGQVAIYQGVSQEIGPIRLSELHDIPGGLPVESLPELYRQQVTDTITADDLDDATDVVQRLRLEACRAHERLDGGESPSPTPTPTPTPTATTPPATPPATAAPRAGTATPTPTPTPTPTDGATPGTEDGWLGGEVGFPGLLCSGVSS, encoded by the coding sequence ATGCCGTTGACGCTGCGCTACGTCGCGCGCTCTGACGTCGGCCTGGTCCGGGAGGGCAACGAGGACTCCGGCTACGCCGGGCCCTACCTCCTGGCCGTCGCCGACGGCATGGGCGGGCACGCAGCCGGCGAGGTCGCCAGCCAGGCCGCCATCGACGAGCTGGTCCTGGCCGAGCAGGATCCCCGCGACACCGATCCGCTCGAGACGCTGACCGCCGCCATCGAGGCGGCCAACAAGCGCATCCGGCAGCTCATCGTCGACGACTCCAGCCGCGAGGGCATGGGCACCACGGTCACGGCGCTGCTCTGGACGGGCAGCACGCTCGGCCTCGGGCACATCGGCGACTCCCGCGCCTACCTGCTGCGCGACGGCGCCATCCGGCAGCTCACGCACGACCACACCTTCGTTCAGTCGCTGGTCGACGAGGGCCGCATCACGCTCGAGGAGGCCGGCGTGCACCCGGCCCGCTCGCTGATCCTCAAGGCGCTGCAGGGGCAGGGCGACGTCGACCCCGACCTGCAGATGCTCGACGTCCGGCCGGGCGACCGCCTGCTGGTGTGCAGCGACGGCCTCACCGGCGTCGTCTCCGACGCCACCCTCGAAGAGACCATGGGCGGGCTTCCCGGGCTCGACGACGCCGCCGACGAGCTGGTCCGCCTCGCCCTCGCCGGCGGCGCGCCCGACAACGTCACGCTGGTGCTGGCCGACGTCGTCGAGACCGACCGGCCGCGCGAGCCCGACGACACCGCCGAGGCGTTCCTCGTCGGCGCGGCCGCCAGCAACGAGGAGCCGCCGCCCGAGCGGCCGCACCGCCGCCGCCCCGGAGCCGCCCTGCGCGCCCTCGTCGGCGCCGAAGAGAGCCACCCGAAGCCGACGGCCGAGGACCTCGAGGCCATGCGCTACGCCCCGCAGCCGCCCCGGCGCCGCCGCTGGCTGCGGACGCTGGTCATCGTCGCCGCCATCGCCGCGGTGGGCTGGGTGGCGCTGAACTTCGCCAGCGGCTGGGTCCGCGACCAGTACTACGTCGGCGACAGCAACGGCCAGGTGGCCATCTACCAGGGCGTCAGCCAGGAGATCGGGCCCATCCGGCTGTCCGAGCTGCACGACATCCCCGGCGGACTGCCGGTCGAGTCGCTGCCAGAGCTCTACCGCCAGCAGGTCACCGACACCATCACCGCCGACGATCTCGACGACGCCACCGACGTGGTCCAGCGGCTGCGGCTCGAGGCCTGCCGGGCGCACGAGCGGCTCGACGGCGGCGAGTCCCCCTCGCCGACCCCGACCCCCACACCCACGCCGACGGCGACCACGCCGCCCGCGACCCCGCCGGCCACCGCGGCGCCGCGCGCGGGCACCGCGACCCCCACCCCGACCCCGACGCCCACACCCACCGACGGCGCCACGCCCGGCACCGAGGACGGCTGGCTCGGCGGCGAGGTCGGCTTCCCCGGCCTGCTCTGCTCGGGGGTGTCGTCATGA
- a CDS encoding FHA domain-containing protein FhaB/FipA: protein MSELTLTVIKLGFLAVLWLLILSVTSAMRADLFGVRPPKQPKPQREAREQAKQNRQPRGAKGTPTSAFIVEGPDTGKTVALDGTPVTFGRGADCTVPLSDEYVSTQHARLRFHEGQWFVEDLGSTNGTYFGNQRLTRSTPVTARSRFRLGKTVVELRK, encoded by the coding sequence GTGTCGGAACTGACACTCACGGTCATCAAGCTCGGCTTCCTCGCCGTGTTGTGGCTGCTGATCCTCTCCGTGACCTCGGCCATGCGTGCCGACCTCTTCGGCGTGCGGCCGCCGAAACAGCCGAAGCCGCAGCGCGAAGCGCGCGAGCAGGCGAAGCAGAACCGCCAGCCGCGCGGCGCCAAGGGCACCCCGACCAGTGCGTTCATCGTCGAGGGACCTGACACCGGCAAGACGGTGGCGCTCGACGGCACCCCGGTCACGTTCGGCCGCGGCGCCGACTGCACGGTGCCGCTGTCCGACGAGTACGTGTCGACGCAGCACGCCAGGTTGCGGTTCCACGAGGGCCAGTGGTTCGTCGAGGACCTCGGGTCGACCAACGGCACGTACTTCGGCAACCAGCGGCTCACGCGCAGCACGCCGGTCACCGCCCGAAGCCGGTTCCGGCTCGGGAAGACCGTCGTCGAGCTGCGGAAGTAG
- a CDS encoding FhaA domain-containing protein, whose amino-acid sequence MGGKLCQSRRNQPPAVLRHIRLRRPFPHGPDQGRSRTSALRAVTIRVLPAAAPGARREGRYPVGVLQRFERRLESMVQGAFTRAFRSEVQPVEIAAAIQRELDNNAQIVSRDRSLVPNDFVVELGPSDYDRLAAYIGTLATELVELAREHADLQHYAFTGPVGVGFERHEDLGTGAFRIRSAVRAGVDRGASFAPTSTTERHADAFLVINGTQHPVLPPGVVLGRGSECDLRIDDPGVSRRHLEIRVYQQGPQSQLVAVDLGSTNGTVVDGARVGQAPLSDGSRIVIGSTVIDVRRRSPGR is encoded by the coding sequence ATGGGCGGGAAGCTTTGTCAGAGCCGCCGGAACCAGCCGCCAGCCGTCCTTCGTCACATAAGGTTGCGACGGCCGTTTCCGCACGGGCCCGATCAAGGTCGCAGCCGCACCAGCGCGCTGCGCGCCGTTACGATCAGGGTCTTGCCAGCGGCGGCACCGGGCGCGAGACGTGAAGGGAGGTACCCAGTGGGAGTGTTGCAACGCTTCGAGCGCAGGCTCGAGAGCATGGTTCAGGGTGCGTTCACCAGGGCATTCCGCTCAGAGGTGCAGCCCGTCGAGATCGCGGCGGCCATCCAGCGCGAGCTCGACAACAACGCGCAGATCGTCAGCCGCGACCGTTCGCTCGTGCCGAACGACTTCGTCGTCGAGCTGGGGCCGAGCGACTACGACCGGCTCGCTGCCTACATCGGCACCTTGGCCACGGAGCTGGTCGAGCTGGCCCGCGAGCACGCCGACCTGCAGCACTACGCGTTCACCGGTCCGGTCGGGGTCGGGTTCGAGCGGCACGAGGACCTCGGCACGGGCGCATTCCGCATCCGCAGCGCCGTCCGGGCCGGAGTCGACCGCGGGGCCTCGTTCGCGCCCACGTCCACCACCGAGCGTCACGCCGACGCCTTCCTCGTCATCAACGGCACCCAGCACCCGGTGCTTCCGCCCGGCGTCGTGCTGGGCCGCGGCAGCGAGTGCGACCTTCGCATCGACGATCCCGGCGTCTCGCGCCGGCATCTGGAGATCCGCGTGTATCAGCAGGGCCCGCAGTCCCAGCTGGTCGCCGTCGACCTCGGGTCCACCAACGGGACGGTCGTCGACGGCGCCCGCGTCGGGCAGGCGCCGCTCTCCGACGGATCCCGCATCGTGATCGGGTCCACCGTGATCGACGTCCGCCGGCGCAGCCCCGGGAGGTGA
- a CDS encoding short chain dehydrogenase: protein MKIVVIGASGVVGSAVAAELAGRGHEVVAASRRGPVAVDVADAASVEALFRTVTDVDAVVCCAANAPTADLVTASDTEFTAGLSGKLLGQVRLARTALHHLNRNGSITLTGGTFTEPLPGGSFGALVNAGLAAFVEAAAPELPRSLRLNLVAPGWVRESLAAFGWDPTNGTPAADVARVYADLVEGDAQGAVVPVTTAAGR from the coding sequence GTGAAGATCGTGGTCATCGGGGCGAGCGGGGTCGTGGGGTCGGCGGTGGCGGCGGAGCTGGCCGGACGCGGGCACGAGGTGGTCGCGGCCTCCCGGCGAGGGCCGGTCGCCGTCGACGTCGCGGATGCGGCATCCGTCGAGGCGCTGTTCCGGACCGTGACGGACGTCGACGCCGTCGTGTGTTGTGCGGCGAACGCGCCCACCGCCGACCTCGTCACCGCGAGCGATACCGAGTTCACGGCCGGACTCTCGGGCAAGCTGCTCGGCCAGGTGCGGCTGGCCCGGACGGCGCTGCACCACCTCAACCGGAACGGCTCGATCACGCTGACCGGGGGCACGTTCACGGAGCCGCTGCCGGGCGGGTCGTTCGGTGCCCTGGTCAATGCGGGCCTGGCGGCGTTCGTCGAGGCGGCCGCGCCGGAGCTCCCGCGCAGCCTCAGGCTCAATCTGGTCGCACCGGGGTGGGTGCGCGAGTCGCTCGCGGCGTTCGGCTGGGACCCCACCAACGGGACGCCCGCTGCCGACGTCGCGCGCGTCTACGCGGACCTCGTCGAGGGCGACGCTCAGGGCGCGGTGGTCCCCGTGACGACAGCAGCGGGCAGGTAG
- a CDS encoding Imm49 family immunity protein translates to MADDVERHWPGRPVHELEERLTDRVEELALLTASLAERPANLVALGTEALAVAGLRSLLESEADLTAPLRLAGRALGAAGALLGTDAPLSVDLGGGTGPVTLPPLTTRPVGLSPRRLVQAAHAALASRDTAALELIAAVPIDRTTRQPDAASAAEAAYGLAHARGLQLLFRGDAAGNDLLLEAIRGCTDEGLHPAARDYALFVVSPEIELTLLHAQADAERFDQALRNALALHRRYWTEVEANPGEPQDSDPAGFVALGPLAWTALRHDLGLPVGVRSGYLPAAVVTGTTAP, encoded by the coding sequence GTGGCCGACGACGTGGAGAGGCACTGGCCGGGCCGGCCGGTGCACGAGCTCGAGGAACGACTGACCGACCGGGTCGAGGAGCTCGCTCTGCTGACGGCCAGCCTGGCGGAGCGGCCGGCGAACCTGGTCGCGCTGGGGACCGAGGCACTCGCCGTCGCCGGGCTGCGGTCACTGCTCGAGTCCGAGGCCGACCTGACGGCGCCGCTACGACTCGCGGGACGTGCGCTCGGTGCGGCGGGGGCCCTGCTCGGGACCGATGCGCCGCTGTCGGTCGACCTCGGTGGCGGAACCGGTCCGGTGACGCTGCCGCCGCTGACCACGCGGCCGGTCGGGCTGAGCCCCCGGCGGCTGGTCCAGGCCGCGCACGCCGCGCTCGCGAGCCGCGACACCGCCGCCCTCGAGCTGATCGCCGCCGTGCCCATCGATCGGACGACGCGGCAGCCGGATGCGGCGTCGGCCGCGGAGGCCGCGTACGGCCTGGCACACGCGCGCGGGCTGCAGCTGCTGTTCCGCGGCGACGCCGCCGGCAACGACCTGCTGCTCGAGGCCATCCGCGGCTGCACCGACGAGGGCCTGCATCCGGCGGCGCGCGACTACGCGCTGTTCGTGGTCTCGCCGGAGATCGAGCTCACCCTGCTGCACGCCCAGGCCGACGCCGAGCGGTTCGACCAGGCGCTGCGGAACGCGCTGGCCCTGCACCGCCGCTACTGGACCGAGGTCGAGGCCAACCCGGGCGAGCCGCAGGACTCCGATCCGGCCGGCTTCGTCGCGCTCGGGCCGCTGGCCTGGACGGCGCTGCGACACGACCTCGGCCTGCCGGTGGGCGTGCGGTCCGGCTACCTGCCCGCTGCTGTCGTCACGGGGACCACCGCGCCCTGA
- a CDS encoding MFS transporter, with amino-acid sequence MPPRPPSPSLFSRAHLPLAVSAVALVTLGAFENRAVGTALPTLVRDFDAVSSFGLAAAAPIAAFVASLALAGVWADRAGPVPPLRAGVVTFAVAQVLVGTAGGMPQVIAGRLLSGLAEGLIDVGIMVLIARALPEELRPRMFSLFAASWILPSVVGPFLTGLVTEAAGWRWVFLGALAVLVPVWLVLRPVLRTVSSTTAVSSTASAARPGGPSGAGGALAVLPWAVVAAASAFGLSLAGEHLAADPVPAVAVVVAGAAGVGIAAVRLLPRGTFRLRRGLPAVVAQRAFTATAIGAVGAWLPLLLTLVHGFTATTAGISLTLTGVMWALGSWLQARDHGYPPATVLRAGLAAMTAGLAVAALLAWPAVPPGVGLAGWALAGVGMGLASPVLSLLTLAASDSTNQGRNVGAAQLAGSLSTAAALAVSGAAVALAGPGPATFAGILVAGGVAALAGLLSAGRVVGEREPAADAVAADDEVVPAAARAR; translated from the coding sequence ATGCCTCCTCGTCCGCCGTCCCCGTCGCTGTTCAGCCGCGCCCACCTGCCGCTCGCCGTCAGCGCCGTGGCGCTGGTGACGCTCGGCGCGTTCGAGAACCGGGCCGTCGGCACCGCGCTGCCCACGCTGGTGCGCGACTTCGACGCCGTCAGCAGCTTCGGACTGGCCGCGGCCGCGCCGATCGCCGCCTTCGTCGCCTCGCTCGCGCTGGCCGGAGTGTGGGCCGACCGGGCCGGCCCGGTGCCGCCGCTGCGGGCCGGCGTGGTCACGTTCGCGGTGGCGCAGGTGCTGGTGGGGACGGCCGGCGGGATGCCGCAGGTGATCGCCGGCCGGCTGCTCAGCGGGCTGGCCGAGGGGCTGATCGACGTCGGGATCATGGTGCTGATCGCGCGGGCCCTGCCGGAAGAGCTGCGGCCGCGGATGTTCTCGCTGTTCGCGGCGTCCTGGATCCTGCCGTCCGTCGTCGGGCCGTTCCTGACCGGTCTGGTCACCGAGGCGGCTGGGTGGCGCTGGGTGTTCCTGGGCGCGCTGGCGGTGCTGGTGCCGGTCTGGCTGGTCCTTCGGCCGGTCCTGCGCACGGTGTCGTCAACGACGGCGGTGTCGTCGACGGCGTCCGCGGCCCGGCCGGGTGGGCCGAGTGGGGCGGGTGGGGCGCTGGCGGTGCTGCCGTGGGCGGTCGTGGCGGCGGCCTCGGCGTTCGGGCTCTCGCTGGCGGGCGAGCACCTGGCCGCCGACCCCGTCCCCGCCGTCGCCGTCGTGGTGGCGGGAGCGGCAGGCGTGGGGATCGCGGCGGTGCGGCTGCTCCCTCGCGGCACGTTCCGGCTCCGCCGCGGGCTGCCCGCCGTCGTGGCTCAGCGGGCGTTCACGGCGACTGCCATCGGCGCGGTCGGCGCCTGGCTGCCGTTGCTGCTCACCCTGGTGCACGGCTTCACCGCGACGACGGCGGGCATCAGCCTGACCCTCACCGGCGTCATGTGGGCGCTCGGTTCCTGGCTGCAGGCCCGCGACCACGGCTACCCGCCGGCGACGGTGCTGCGGGCCGGGCTGGCGGCGATGACGGCCGGACTCGCGGTGGCGGCGCTGCTCGCCTGGCCCGCGGTGCCGCCGGGCGTCGGACTGGCCGGCTGGGCGCTCGCGGGCGTCGGCATGGGGCTGGCGTCGCCGGTGCTGTCGTTGCTGACCCTCGCCGCGTCGGACTCGACCAACCAGGGCCGCAACGTCGGCGCCGCTCAGCTGGCCGGGTCGCTGAGCACGGCGGCCGCGCTGGCCGTCAGCGGGGCCGCGGTCGCCCTGGCCGGCCCCGGTCCGGCGACCTTCGCCGGCATCCTCGTGGCCGGCGGCGTGGCGGCGCTGGCCGGACTGCTGAGCGCCGGTCGCGTGGTCGGAGAGCGCGAACCGGCAGCTGACGCCGTCGCCGCCGATGACGAGGTGGTGCCGGCAGCCGCCCGGGCCCGGTGA
- a CDS encoding TetR/AcrR family transcriptional regulator: MNAGRTARARARAELTREITQIGRRQLGTEGATGLNLRAIARELGMVSSAVYRYFPSRDDLLTALIIDAYNAVGDAVEQADAACARDRYAERWSAVGHAVRDWALAHPHEYALLYGSPVPGYQAPSDTVAPAVRDTAVYGRILSEAYAAGVLDLPGGFPVPPPSFSGDADVVRELMPGLPDDLVARAIAAWTGLFGFVSFEVFGQFANVIEDRRSLFDHQIRTLGRLIGLPGVDLNAG; this comes from the coding sequence ATGAACGCCGGCCGCACCGCACGCGCACGCGCCCGGGCCGAGCTGACCAGAGAGATCACTCAGATCGGCCGCCGTCAGCTCGGCACCGAGGGCGCCACCGGACTGAACCTGCGCGCCATCGCCCGCGAGCTGGGCATGGTGTCCTCGGCCGTCTACCGGTACTTCCCCAGCCGCGACGACCTCCTCACGGCGCTCATCATCGACGCCTACAACGCCGTCGGCGACGCCGTCGAGCAGGCCGACGCCGCGTGTGCCCGCGACCGCTACGCCGAGCGGTGGAGCGCGGTCGGCCACGCCGTCCGCGACTGGGCATTGGCGCACCCACACGAGTACGCGCTGCTCTATGGCTCGCCGGTGCCCGGGTACCAGGCACCCTCTGACACCGTCGCGCCCGCCGTCCGCGACACCGCCGTCTACGGGCGCATCCTCAGCGAGGCGTACGCGGCCGGTGTGCTCGACCTGCCCGGCGGGTTCCCGGTGCCGCCGCCGTCGTTCAGCGGCGACGCCGACGTGGTCCGCGAGCTCATGCCCGGCCTGCCCGACGACCTCGTCGCCCGCGCCATCGCCGCCTGGACCGGGCTGTTCGGCTTCGTCAGCTTCGAGGTCTTCGGCCAGTTCGCCAACGTCATCGAGGACCGTCGGTCGCTCTTCGACCACCAGATCCGCACGCTCGGCCGGCTGATCGGCCTTCCGGGGGTTGACCTCAACGCCGGTTGA